A genomic segment from Triticum dicoccoides isolate Atlit2015 ecotype Zavitan chromosome 1A, WEW_v2.0, whole genome shotgun sequence encodes:
- the LOC119311196 gene encoding uncharacterized protein LOC119311196, with amino-acid sequence MRGRETPKARSGAATPSCPQSPLRITHDGEFYARLLTRESSLANPSFRYYGAGPAAVPFGWESQPGTPKDATSCCRPLPAAVPAITPPPSYHARAVSASSYGDSGRLQGRRSKGAPAGDRSCKCCCGGYRRLKWIKIGFIAAVFRRIALGRSRVSSSPSSSAASVQSSSSSTRWLFSGGSSSCLDEAGAHHYQYYEAPAMTGMLCLGVRPSPWMVKFCGGRREPVWVQGWP; translated from the coding sequence ATGAGAGGGCGAGAGACGCCCAAGGCTCGCAGCGGCGCGGCGACCCCGAgctgcccgcagagcccgctccgcaTCACGCACGACGGCGAGTTCTACGCGCGCCTGCTCACCAGGGAGAGCTCCCTCGCCAACCCCTCCTTCCGCTACTACGGCGCCGGCCCCGCCGCCGTGCCCTTCGGCTGGGAGTCCCAGCCGGGCACGCCCAAGGACGCCACCTCCTGCTGCAGGCCGCTCCCCGCCGCCGTCCCGGCCATCACCCCCCCGCCGTCCTACCATGCGCGGGCCGTCTCGGCGTCGTCGTACGGCGACAGCGGCAGGCTGCAGGGCCGCAGGAGCAAGGGCGCCCCCGCTGGCGACAGGAGCTGCAAGTGCTGCTGCGGCGGCTACAGGAGGCTCAAGTGGATCAAGATCGGCTTCATCGCCGCCGTGTTCCGCCGGATCGCGCTCGGCAGGTCCCGGGTGTCCTCGTCGCCGTCCTCGTCCGCGGCGTCGGTGCAGTCGTCCTCGTCGTCCACCCGCTGGCTCTTCTCCGGCGGCTCGAGCAGCTGCCTGGACGAGGCCGGTGCCCACCACTACCAGTACTACGAGGCGCCGGCGATGACGGGGATGCTCTGCCTCGGGGTCCGGCCGAGCCCGTGGATGGTGAAGTTCTGCGGCGGCCGGCGGGAGCCCGTCTGGGTGCAGGGCTGGCCGTAG